In Cotesia glomerata isolate CgM1 linkage group LG1, MPM_Cglom_v2.3, whole genome shotgun sequence, one genomic interval encodes:
- the LOC123275071 gene encoding mucin-12 isoform X1, translating to MLLVSSLLLILAAVSRVGCQRNTPRSPRASRNDAALEFECPEEFGYYPHPRDCTQYYVCVFGGALLESCTGGLMYSHELQTCDWPRNVGCQSSSAANQDVEDEDPLLERAAKAESQQRQHQQRQPVHRQQVQLTSPSPSLSQATERQSRHRPQQQHQHRTYPDEEYEPASEIESDRQQRVYRGQPSTIGQVQRDRDGLRRNIISVSPTHPSHPASITSPPTPPQSSDEDNDSVGHETTASQMTASTTTKDLNSPITTLTTTTTTTTTSMSSSSSSTANFPARSNVGQSRDRKDYAIYEATRRNYIIVSSPSPFKLPPREDTDKDKDNYDDDQPAVTTPQSIRTPPVLSDQPFQVNVVPDQTVNSPSTIDALPDVDSTVVSHSTSNSNSQSQSSRFDDLEQNEISVSPPAPRKHPTYDFYDETIGKSNSNYMIGTSSLRPRVKSRIANRGRERYHGSNYVTMKVVRKRPVSDRDQDTKDSFKSDVTVPLSRSTTPSTQTPSSSPTTPSLPSTSADQRRNQKILHLPQKVLAATGPGKSDRLDDTPTTLSPLKRAYIMSKLQQQRDQEDVEGNEISPASGLQHQYKSFDSKKHDIRLPQTLTGNSSITSTTSSVSKTMLTGAAGVKASTKIVKATSLYPAKVELSTTPTPFRHVPTAEIERNEISATSLNLTPVKLSVVNQPRTRHDKKDLSVSAEASSSSSSSSSSTTTTTTMSTTTDSSTTSATALRQQNSGQRRTITTLEREKESFARIQTDSPYRTIPSENPRVVKTTPSTPAAPAPTISKAYYDHDSYPYYLYDDDVSIYKDDDYPQYALNQSVPIQSHPPQQQTVRIAEVTPNSKTYTQKSKKVPANDVNKYNFNSEVTAADYDIYDNQGHKNKFHINDQQSYRPNSISPQVVHVTTPNAIDAYVPLTTTTQAPPTTTARPYTTVTVPSRSRQNVNRGTAPPRLRPTLKPSTEIVSKAQEFVDIYRHPPSRPAPIYPTPQVDKPAAKCRKDVCLLPDCNCGGPDIPGGIDVEQTPQIVLLTFDDAVNDLNKQLYEDLFERGRKNPNGCPISATFYVSHEWTDYSQVQNLYADGHELASHTVSHSFGEQFSARKWAREVAGQREILAAYGGVKLEDVKGMRAPFLSVGGNNMFRMLWETNFTYDSSMPIYENRPPSWPYTLDYKLFHDCMIPPCPTRSYPGLWEVPMVMWQDLNGGRCSMGDACSNPPTANGVYKMLIKNFERHYTTNRAPFGLFYHAAWFTQPHHKEGFISFLDTIVAMDDVWVITNTQAIEWVRNPTPLALLDTFEPFGCNYQGRPKKCNNPKVCNLWHKSGVRYMKTCQPCPDIYPWTGKTGIRSSRIDNDIEN from the exons ATGTTACTGGTGAGCAGTCTTCTTCTGATATTGGCGGCTGTATCCAGAGTGG GATGCCAGAGAAATACTCCAAGAAGTCCTCGGGCGAGTCGGAACGACGCGGCTCTTGAATTCGAGTGTCCCGAGGAGTTTGGGTACTATCCCCACCCACGGGACTGCACTCAGTATTACGTGTGTGTTTTTGGCGGTGCACTTTTAGAGTCATGTACCGGCGGGCTTATGTACAG CCACGAGCTCCAGACATGTGACTGGCCACGTAATGTTGGTTGCCAAAGCAGTTCTGCTGCTAATCAGGATGTCGAAGATGAAGATCCTTTATTGGAACG AGCCGCAAAGGCAGAATCCCAGCAACGGCAGCATCAGCAGCGTCAACCAGTCCACCGTCAGCAGGTCCAGCTAACCTCTCCATCCCCGTCTCTGTCCCAAGCAACAGAGCGTCAATCTCGGCACCGTCCCCAGCAGCAGCATCAGCACCGTACGTACCCCGACGAGGAGTACGAGCCAGCATCGGAGATCGAAAGCGACCGTCAGCAGCGCGTTTACCGCGGCCAGCCATCGACGATCGGTCAAGTCCAACGAGACCGGGACGGCCTCAGGAGGAACATTATTTCCGTAAGTCCAACGCACCCGTCTCACCCCGCTTCCATCACATCTCCACCAACACCACCACAGTCGTCCGACGAGGACAATGATAGTGTGGGACACGAAACAACCGCGAGTCAAATGACTGCTTCCACAACAACTAAAGATCTCAACTCGCCTATCACAACTCtcacaacaacaacaacaacaacaacaacatcaATGTCTTCATCTTCGTCGTCGACTGCAAATTTCCCGGCGAGGTCAAACGTCGGTCAATCACGCGATAGAAAAGATTACGCGATCTATGAGGCAACCAGACGTAATTACATTATCGTCAGCTCGCCTTCACCTTTCAAGCTGCCTCCTCGAGAAGATACAGACAAAGATAAAGACAATTACGATGATGATCAACCGGCAGTAACGACACCTCAATCCATTAGAACGCCACCCGTGCTAAGTGATCAACCTTTCCAGGTAAATGTTGTTCCTGATCAAACTGTCAATTCTCCAAGCACTATCGACGCTCTTCCAGACGTCGACTCGACAGTAGTAAGTCACTCAACCTCTAATTCTAATTCTCAGTCCCAGTCGAGCAGGTTTGATGATCTAGAGCAAAACGAAATCTCAGTGAGCCCACCGGCGCCTCGAAAACACCCGACCTATGACTTTTACGATGAAACTATTGGCAAAAGTAATAGCAATTACATGATTGGCACGTCATCCTTGAGACCCAGAGTTAAATCACGAATAGCGAACCGAGGAAGGGAGAGATACCATGGCTCTAATTACGTTACCATGAAAGTCGTCCGCAAGCGGCCGGTCAGTGACCGAGACCAGGATACCAAGGATTCGTTTAAAAGTGACGTGACAGTTCCACTTAGCCGGTCAACAACTCCTTCTACCCAAACGCCTTCATCATCACCAACGACACCGTCATTACCATCAACATCAGCGGATCAGCGCAGAAATCAAAAGATCCTTCACTTGCCTCAAAAGGTCCTAGCCGCTACCGGACCCGGCAAATCCGACCGGTTAGACGATACACCCACGACATTAAGCCCGCTCAAGAGAGCCTACATAATGAGCAAGCTCCAGCAGCAACGAGATCAAGAAGACGTTGAAGGAAATGAAATATCCCCGGCTTCAGGTCTTCAACACCAGTACAAGTCTTTCGACTCGAAGAAACATGACATCAGACTGCCCCAGACCTTGACGGGCAATTCTTCTATCACTTCTACTACTTCTTCTGTTTCTAAGACTATGTTAACAGGAGCAGCAGGAGTTAAAGCTTCTACTAAAATTGTTAAGGCTACTTCTTTGTATCCCGCTAAAGTGGAACTCTCGACAACGCCAACACCATTCCGACATGTCCCGACAGCGGAGATTGAGAGGAATGAAATATCAGCGACATCCTTAAACCTGACACCGGTTAAACTATCGGTGGTAAATCAACCGAGAACTCGTCATGACAAAAAAGATCTGAGTGTATCTGCAGAagcttcttcttcttcttcttcttcttcttcttctactACTACGACTACTACTATGAGTACTACTACTGATTCTTCTACTACAAGTGCTACTGCACTACGGCAGCAAAACTCAGGACAGCGTAGGACCATCACGACACTC GAGAGGGAGAAGGAAAGCTTTGCGCGCATTCAAACAGACAGTCCTtacag AACTATTCCTTCGGAGAATCCACGTGTCGTAAAAACCACACCGTCGACACCTGCCGCTCCAGCTCCTACTATTTCAAAGGCCTACTATGATCATGATAGTTATCCTTACTATCTCTACGACGATGACGTTTCTATTTATAAGGACGATG ATTATCCCCAGTACGCTCTTAACCAATCAGTACCAATCCAATCTCATCCTCCACAACAGCAAACCGTCCGTATCGCCGAGGTCACGCCAAACTCAAAGACTTACACGCAAAAGTCAAAGAAAGTACCCGCGAACGATGTTAATAAGTATAATTTCAATTCAGAAGTCACTGCCGCGGATTACGACATCTATGATAACCAG ggtCACAAGAATAAATTCCATATCAACGATCAGCAGTCTTACAG GCCAAACAGCATCAGTCCTCAAGTGGTTCACGTGACGACACCAAATGCCATTGATGCTTACGTTCCATTAACGACGACGACTCAAGCCCCGCCGACGACAACTGCCCGTCCTTACACGACAGTAACTGTTCCAAG cCGAAGCAGACAAAACGTTAACCGAGGAACTGCACCACC ACGACTACGCCCAACACTAAAACCATCTACGGAAATAGTCTCAAAGGCCCAGGAGTTTGTTGACATCTACAGACATCCACCATCAAGACCAGCGCCAATTTATCCTACGCCTCAGGTAGACAAACCAGCAGCCAAATGCCGCAAAGATGTTTGCTTACTTCCGGATTGTAACTGCGGCGGACCTGATATTCCAG gTGGAATAGATGTTGAACAGACACCACAGATTGTTCTTCTGACTTTCGACGACGCCGTTAACGATCTTAACAAACAGCTCTACGAGGATTTGTTCGAACGGGGCCGGAAAAATCCAAATGGGTGTCCAATATCAGCAACTTTCTACGTGTCGCATGAATGGACTGATTATAGCCAAGTTCAAAACCTTTATGCCGATGGACACGAGCTCGCTTCTCACACAGTCTC GCACAGTTTTGGCGAGCAGTTCTCAGCTAGGAAGTGGGCCAGAGAAGTTGCTGGTCAACGAGAAATTCTCGCTGCTTATGGTGGAGTCAAGTTGGAAGATGTCAAAGGAATGCGCGCTCCATTCCTCTcg GTCGGAGGCAACAATATGTTCAGAATGCTGTGGGAGACCAACTTTACATACGACTCCTCGATGCCGATCTATGAAAACAGACCCCCGAGCTGGCCTTATACTCTCGATTACAAATTATTCCACGACTGTATGATTCCTCCATGTCCGACGAGGTCTTATCCCGGATTGTGGGAAGTGCCTATGGTCATGTGGCAAGATCTTAACGGTGGTCGCTGCTCTATGGGAGATGCTTGCTCTAATCCGCCAACTGCTAATGGAGTTTACAAAATGCTTATCAAAAACTTTGAACGTCATTATACTACTAACAg AGCACCATTTGGTCTATTCTATCACGCTGCATGGTTTACTCAACCACACCACAAAGAAGGATTTATCTCCTTCTTAGACACAATCGTTGCCATGGATGATGTCTGGGTAATAACAAATACCCAAGCTATTGAATGGGTCAGAAATCCGACGCCTCTTGCTTTATTAGATACTTTTGAACCATTTGGATGTAACTACCAG gGACGACCTAAAAAGTGTAATAATCCAAAAGTATGTAACCTCTGGCACAAGAGTGGCGTGAGGTACATGAAAACGTGCCAACCTTGTCCGGATATCTACCCCTGGACGGGCAAGACCGGAATCCGCAGTAGCCGCATCGACAATGACAtcgaaaattga
- the LOC123275071 gene encoding mucin-5AC isoform X4 yields MLLVSSLLLILAAVSRVGCQRNTPRSPRASRNDAALEFECPEEFGYYPHPRDCTQYYVCVFGGALLESCTGGLMYSHELQTCDWPRNVGCQSSSAANQDVEDEDPLLERAAKAESQQRQHQQRQPVHRQQVQLTSPSPSLSQATERQSRHRPQQQHQHRTYPDEEYEPASEIESDRQQRVYRGQPSTIGQVQRDRDGLRRNIISVSPTHPSHPASITSPPTPPQSSDEDNDSVGHETTASQMTASTTTKDLNSPITTLTTTTTTTTTSMSSSSSSTANFPARSNVGQSRDRKDYAIYEATRRNYIIVSSPSPFKLPPREDTDKDKDNYDDDQPAVTTPQSIRTPPVLSDQPFQSQSSRFDDLEQNEISVSPPAPRKHPTYDFYDETIGKSNSNYMIGTSSLRPRVKSRIANRGRERYHGSNYVTMKVVRKRPVSDRDQDTKDSFKSDVTVPLSRSTTPSTQTPSSSPTTPSLPSTSADQRRNQKILHLPQKVLAATGPGKSDRLDDTPTTLSPLKRAYIMSKLQQQRDQEDVEGNEISPASGLQHQYKSFDSKKHDIRLPQTLTGNSSITSTTSSVSKTMLTGAAGVKASTKIVKATSLYPAKVELSTTPTPFRHVPTAEIERNEISATSLNLTPVKLSVVNQPRTRHDKKDLSVSAEASSSSSSSSSSTTTTTTMSTTTDSSTTSATALRQQNSGQRRTITTLEREKESFARIQTDSPYRTIPSENPRVVKTTPSTPAAPAPTISKAYYDHDSYPYYLYDDDVSIYKDDDYPQYALNQSVPIQSHPPQQQTVRIAEVTPNSKTYTQKSKKVPANDVNKYNFNSEVTAADYDIYDNQGHKNKFHINDQQSYRPNSISPQVVHVTTPNAIDAYVPLTTTTQAPPTTTARPYTTVTVPSRSRQNVNRGTAPPRLRPTLKPSTEIVSKAQEFVDIYRHPPSRPAPIYPTPQVDKPAAKCRKDVCLLPDCNCGGPDIPGDYLPEEIPQIVLLTFDDSVNDLNKGLYADLFEKGRKNPNGCPISATFYVSHEWTDYSQVQNLYASGHEIASHTVSHSFGEQFSARKWAREVAGQREILAAYGGVKLEDVKGMRAPFLSVGGNNMFRMLWETNFTYDSSMPIYENRPPSWPYTLDYKLFHDCMIPPCPTRSYPGLWEVPMVMWQDLNGGRCSMGDACSNPPTANGVYKMLIKNFERHYTTNRAPFGLFYHAAWFTQPHHKEGFISFLDTIVAMDDVWVITNTQAIEWVRNPTPLALLDTFEPFGCNYQGRPKKCNNPKVCNLWHKSGVRYMKTCQPCPDIYPWTGKTGIRSSRIDNDIEN; encoded by the exons ATGTTACTGGTGAGCAGTCTTCTTCTGATATTGGCGGCTGTATCCAGAGTGG GATGCCAGAGAAATACTCCAAGAAGTCCTCGGGCGAGTCGGAACGACGCGGCTCTTGAATTCGAGTGTCCCGAGGAGTTTGGGTACTATCCCCACCCACGGGACTGCACTCAGTATTACGTGTGTGTTTTTGGCGGTGCACTTTTAGAGTCATGTACCGGCGGGCTTATGTACAG CCACGAGCTCCAGACATGTGACTGGCCACGTAATGTTGGTTGCCAAAGCAGTTCTGCTGCTAATCAGGATGTCGAAGATGAAGATCCTTTATTGGAACG AGCCGCAAAGGCAGAATCCCAGCAACGGCAGCATCAGCAGCGTCAACCAGTCCACCGTCAGCAGGTCCAGCTAACCTCTCCATCCCCGTCTCTGTCCCAAGCAACAGAGCGTCAATCTCGGCACCGTCCCCAGCAGCAGCATCAGCACCGTACGTACCCCGACGAGGAGTACGAGCCAGCATCGGAGATCGAAAGCGACCGTCAGCAGCGCGTTTACCGCGGCCAGCCATCGACGATCGGTCAAGTCCAACGAGACCGGGACGGCCTCAGGAGGAACATTATTTCCGTAAGTCCAACGCACCCGTCTCACCCCGCTTCCATCACATCTCCACCAACACCACCACAGTCGTCCGACGAGGACAATGATAGTGTGGGACACGAAACAACCGCGAGTCAAATGACTGCTTCCACAACAACTAAAGATCTCAACTCGCCTATCACAACTCtcacaacaacaacaacaacaacaacaacatcaATGTCTTCATCTTCGTCGTCGACTGCAAATTTCCCGGCGAGGTCAAACGTCGGTCAATCACGCGATAGAAAAGATTACGCGATCTATGAGGCAACCAGACGTAATTACATTATCGTCAGCTCGCCTTCACCTTTCAAGCTGCCTCCTCGAGAAGATACAGACAAAGATAAAGACAATTACGATGATGATCAACCGGCAGTAACGACACCTCAATCCATTAGAACGCCACCCGTGCTAAGTGATCAACCTTTCCAG TCCCAGTCGAGCAGGTTTGATGATCTAGAGCAAAACGAAATCTCAGTGAGCCCACCGGCGCCTCGAAAACACCCGACCTATGACTTTTACGATGAAACTATTGGCAAAAGTAATAGCAATTACATGATTGGCACGTCATCCTTGAGACCCAGAGTTAAATCACGAATAGCGAACCGAGGAAGGGAGAGATACCATGGCTCTAATTACGTTACCATGAAAGTCGTCCGCAAGCGGCCGGTCAGTGACCGAGACCAGGATACCAAGGATTCGTTTAAAAGTGACGTGACAGTTCCACTTAGCCGGTCAACAACTCCTTCTACCCAAACGCCTTCATCATCACCAACGACACCGTCATTACCATCAACATCAGCGGATCAGCGCAGAAATCAAAAGATCCTTCACTTGCCTCAAAAGGTCCTAGCCGCTACCGGACCCGGCAAATCCGACCGGTTAGACGATACACCCACGACATTAAGCCCGCTCAAGAGAGCCTACATAATGAGCAAGCTCCAGCAGCAACGAGATCAAGAAGACGTTGAAGGAAATGAAATATCCCCGGCTTCAGGTCTTCAACACCAGTACAAGTCTTTCGACTCGAAGAAACATGACATCAGACTGCCCCAGACCTTGACGGGCAATTCTTCTATCACTTCTACTACTTCTTCTGTTTCTAAGACTATGTTAACAGGAGCAGCAGGAGTTAAAGCTTCTACTAAAATTGTTAAGGCTACTTCTTTGTATCCCGCTAAAGTGGAACTCTCGACAACGCCAACACCATTCCGACATGTCCCGACAGCGGAGATTGAGAGGAATGAAATATCAGCGACATCCTTAAACCTGACACCGGTTAAACTATCGGTGGTAAATCAACCGAGAACTCGTCATGACAAAAAAGATCTGAGTGTATCTGCAGAagcttcttcttcttcttcttcttcttcttcttctactACTACGACTACTACTATGAGTACTACTACTGATTCTTCTACTACAAGTGCTACTGCACTACGGCAGCAAAACTCAGGACAGCGTAGGACCATCACGACACTC GAGAGGGAGAAGGAAAGCTTTGCGCGCATTCAAACAGACAGTCCTtacag AACTATTCCTTCGGAGAATCCACGTGTCGTAAAAACCACACCGTCGACACCTGCCGCTCCAGCTCCTACTATTTCAAAGGCCTACTATGATCATGATAGTTATCCTTACTATCTCTACGACGATGACGTTTCTATTTATAAGGACGATG ATTATCCCCAGTACGCTCTTAACCAATCAGTACCAATCCAATCTCATCCTCCACAACAGCAAACCGTCCGTATCGCCGAGGTCACGCCAAACTCAAAGACTTACACGCAAAAGTCAAAGAAAGTACCCGCGAACGATGTTAATAAGTATAATTTCAATTCAGAAGTCACTGCCGCGGATTACGACATCTATGATAACCAG ggtCACAAGAATAAATTCCATATCAACGATCAGCAGTCTTACAG GCCAAACAGCATCAGTCCTCAAGTGGTTCACGTGACGACACCAAATGCCATTGATGCTTACGTTCCATTAACGACGACGACTCAAGCCCCGCCGACGACAACTGCCCGTCCTTACACGACAGTAACTGTTCCAAG cCGAAGCAGACAAAACGTTAACCGAGGAACTGCACCACC ACGACTACGCCCAACACTAAAACCATCTACGGAAATAGTCTCAAAGGCCCAGGAGTTTGTTGACATCTACAGACATCCACCATCAAGACCAGCGCCAATTTATCCTACGCCTCAGGTAGACAAACCAGCAGCCAAATGCCGCAAAGATGTTTGCTTACTTCCGGATTGTAACTGCGGCGGACCTGATATTCCAG GGGACTACTTGCCTGAGGAAATACCGCAGATAGTACTGCTGACCTTTGACGACTCGGTGAATGATCTGAACAAGGGCCTGTATGCGGATCTCTTCGAGAAGGGACGAAAAAACCCAAACGGCTGTCCTATCTCCGCGACATTCTACGTTTCGCACGAATGGACTGACTACAGCCAAGTACAAAATCTTTATGCTTCTGGGCATGAGATTGCCTCTCACACGGTGTC GCACAGTTTTGGCGAGCAGTTCTCAGCTAGGAAGTGGGCCAGAGAAGTTGCTGGTCAACGAGAAATTCTCGCTGCTTATGGTGGAGTCAAGTTGGAAGATGTCAAAGGAATGCGCGCTCCATTCCTCTcg GTCGGAGGCAACAATATGTTCAGAATGCTGTGGGAGACCAACTTTACATACGACTCCTCGATGCCGATCTATGAAAACAGACCCCCGAGCTGGCCTTATACTCTCGATTACAAATTATTCCACGACTGTATGATTCCTCCATGTCCGACGAGGTCTTATCCCGGATTGTGGGAAGTGCCTATGGTCATGTGGCAAGATCTTAACGGTGGTCGCTGCTCTATGGGAGATGCTTGCTCTAATCCGCCAACTGCTAATGGAGTTTACAAAATGCTTATCAAAAACTTTGAACGTCATTATACTACTAACAg AGCACCATTTGGTCTATTCTATCACGCTGCATGGTTTACTCAACCACACCACAAAGAAGGATTTATCTCCTTCTTAGACACAATCGTTGCCATGGATGATGTCTGGGTAATAACAAATACCCAAGCTATTGAATGGGTCAGAAATCCGACGCCTCTTGCTTTATTAGATACTTTTGAACCATTTGGATGTAACTACCAG gGACGACCTAAAAAGTGTAATAATCCAAAAGTATGTAACCTCTGGCACAAGAGTGGCGTGAGGTACATGAAAACGTGCCAACCTTGTCCGGATATCTACCCCTGGACGGGCAAGACCGGAATCCGCAGTAGCCGCATCGACAATGACAtcgaaaattga